The genomic interval TTTCATTGTTCCCTCAGCAAGCTTTCTCCATTCGACTGCTTCTTCCACATGACCGAGCCGTTCAGCAATTTCAGCTAAAAGCTCTGCTTGAAGAATAAGAAAAGCTGCTAAATCAGGGCTCTCTACCGGAATGCCATTGTTAAACGCCGTGCTGTTATCCCAGCCGGAGTCGTTGCCATGATTGTATTGCGGAATGCCATCGCTATCGCCATCGCGGTAGTTGAACCACCATTTTGTCCATTTGGACAAAGGGCCATAAACCTCTTGAAGCTGCGCCTCCTTGATAAAGTCCGTTCGTGCCATCATCCAAGCAAGCGTCCATCCATGAATGGGCGGTTTGTTGCAATTCCACAGCTCATATTTATCGTTGATGAAATCCGGGATAAGTCCACTCTCATCCTGCCGGTCAAAGAAAATCATAAACTGATCCCATGCCAGCTTCGGGTCATGACGAACAAGCGCCATCGCATTAAAGCAATGATCCCAGCTCCAAATGTTCGTCATCCAATTCTTTGACATATACATCGCTGGCCGAGTGAGACAGCCTTCTGCCGGAACGAGGCAGGACCACGTAATATAAGCGGCTAGTACTCGGCTTTCTTCCCAGCGTAGTGGCAACGTTAAACTATTATCCAACCACAAATTAAACTCTTCCTTCACTTGCTTAACGACATCATCAAAAGGTTCCCAAGCCATTCGCGGCTCCAAAATGGTCCTAAACTCTTCAATAGCAAATTCTAATTTACCTGTATTATTGTCCGGCAAGAAATTTGCGATAACATATGAGCTTTTGATTTTGTCCCATGGGACTTCCATTCGCAGCTCGCCAACAAGCGCAGTAACCATGAACCTGCATTCATGGGTGAAGCTGTTTACTTCCCAACTGCTAGGTGACGCTTGATAGGCATAATCATAAGCGGCCGTACGGAAGGTCAAGCGAATTCCGCAGCCGTTCGCGCGAACACGGAATGTCCGGCTGTCAGATATACAAATTTCTGCCATTAAGCCGCGTTCCGATGTCAACTGAATCCGCTCTGGGGAAGCTTTGGACAGGAAAGATACAGATTGGCCGCTTTCATCGAGCATATCGATATGGAAAGCTTCGCCAAATTTATCATCGCCACCGCGCACGGTTCGCATATATAGGCCTTGTTGTCTATCTCTGGCTTTAGGCAAAATGGAGACCGCTAGGAACGATTCTCTTCGACTGAAAGGTACTATACTTAAATCAAAGTTCATATCTAATCTCCTTTACGGAATAGTATACGCTTTCATTGTATCGAAAGGAGTCCTCGGAAAAAACGGACAGTTGTTTCTGATGGGTGGGAAATTTGTTTCGTTAGAGGCTTTGTTTATCACGACGAGGGAGTTTTGTTCGTTGAATGCAGTACTTTTGTTCGAATCGGTATTCAAAATAGTTCTTAAATTTAATCGTTTACTTGAATCATTATTTTGGTGGGGACTTGTCCCCCATTTTTACAATACAATCAGAAAGAGGATGTCCTCATGCCATGAGATTGGCAAAGGCACCCTCTTTTTTTCCAGATTAAAAACCTTATCATTTACAACTGTATACTCTAATCTCCACAATTTCCGCTCGGGGGCTGCCATTCGTACTTTCGACAACCAATCTTAACTTATTGGTTTGTACTTCATTTATGGAATGAACTCTTTTTCTTATTCGGTTATTTGTTTCTCTATGCAAAACAGTCCACCCGTTGTTTACCCAAGCTTCAATTCGGTAGTCTTTGACGAGCTCCGGAATAACTAAAAAAGGCGTTTCGTGATGATGAAGGTTAATTAAATCCTCGTTTACATCATCGTTGAAGGTCACATGGATTTCGGACACATTCGTCGCTTCGATTAAATCAACCTCAATCCATTCGTCAACACAGGCTTTCAGCGGTTCCGATACCCAAATATGCGGTCCGCCGAACGGTCTTGCGTAACCATCGTTTACCTTGTTCGCCGCATAGGCTCCCGTTGCCGCCGAGAAACAAAATGGCTCGCGAACCAGTCGCTTCATGCTCCATTCGGTGACAGGCGTATACCGCTCGTCATCATCGCGACTGGAGTGTTCAGTATGCATGCTCTCGAAAGATAGTACGCCGGTTAGCGGAACAGCCGACTTGAACAAGCTGATTCGGTCGTTTGCGCGGACGATGAGAAATGCATTTTTCGCCGCTTCATCGCTACCCTGCACGAGCGGAATCTCGACCCATTGCCGCTCACCCATGCTTACTTTCACCTTCACACTATGACGCAACGTTGCCGGAACGTAGTTTTCCGCACGTCCGGTATCCCACAGCTCAACGGTAAGCTCACTTTCCCCGCTTGCCGACAGCAGCAGCTCGAACTGTCCCATCTCACCTTCAATTGGAAATAGCAAACCGACGTCCTTTGCAAGGGGGTACGCCTCCGATGGCTGATCCAAGCAAATTCGCGTTAAAGTACTCGAAGCGCTCATGGTTCCTCTCCTAGCCAAGTCCAATGCATCCATGTTCCGTAATCCGATGATTGAAGCATCACTCTTAAGCAAGATCTGCTGAAGTTCAGCAATATGGTACTCACGCAGCTCGCGCGGGGTAACACCTTTCATAACGGATAACGCGGCGCCTGCCCCAGCAGCTTCTCCAATTACCGCGCAAGTTGCCATTACCCTCGTCGTGCCAAAAGCAACATGCGTCGCGCTGATGTTCCGTCCGGCAAATAACAGATTGCTCACGTTTCTTGAATACAAAGAGCTGAACGGAATATGGTAGATTCCATCCGCATGCAGATGCTTAGATCCACTCTCAGATGCATACATGCCTTGAGGGGGATGCAAGTCGATCGACCATCCACCGAAGGCGATGCTGTCGTCGAATGGATGCTGCGCCATAATGTCGTTTTGATTCAACACCGTGTCGCCGATAAAGCGGCGGTACTCTCGCTTTCCCGGGATCGAGCCAACCCATTCGAGCGTCATCGTCTCCGCATCGAATTGACCTGAATTTTTGATATAGTCCCATATCCCATATATGACCGACCACAGTTCATCGCGGATTCGCTCGTTCTCATGAACGCTATCCAGCTCTCCACCCCATTCAATCCACCAATAGTGGCAGCCCGAATCGCCGCTGCGTATGACTCGTTTGATCGGAATGGATGTCTTCAAAATGTCCTTAGCGAATGACGGAGCGACAAAACGAACCGGCTTGCCGGTATCCTTCGTGTAGAACAGCAGGGTGCTGCCTAACGTAATGTCGTCTGCAACCTCTGGCGCCCAATCTTCCTCGTATTCGTGCTGTGCTTCACGCCCTAGACGATAGGCGGCTCCCGCTAGGAAACCGACCAAACCATCTCCCGTGCAATCGAGGAACACTTCGCTCTCGAAACGAATAAGCCGCTCCGAGCCCATCATCCATCCGGTAACAGCACGAATAACTCGCTCTTCAAGCTCTCCATCCGCTTCGACTTCCCGGACGTCTGTGTTCAAGTACAAGCTGATGTTCGGTTCCGCGCGAACGGCTTCCAGCAATGTCAAATCCCACAAATAAGGATTCCCCTCGGGATTGCGGTACTGGTTCTGGATGAACAATTCTCCCATGATCCCTGTCTCACGGGCATAACGATTTACTCCATGACCGGTTGCACCGCATACCCACACTCTCACCTCCGAGCTGGAATTGCCTCCCAGAACTGGACGGTTATGAACAAGCGCCACTTTCAAGCCCAATCTTGCCGCGGCGATGGCCGCGCAGATGCCCGCCAATCCGGCTCCAACTACGGTAATATCCGTCTTCACTAACTCATTTCTCATGGCAATCTCCCCCTGAATATAAGTTGTGTGTATCTTCAATTTCAAATATATTGCTATTCAAAGTATAAGAAAATGCACTATAATTACTTTAAGGATATACTTTATTTCAAGGAGTTTATAAGAATGGATCATCCCGCGCTATGGTCGCACACACCGACTGTAATACACTATAACTATTGGCAAAATATCGATCGATTCCAGCTTTCCGTGGACACTTACGCCAACTGGGTTATGTTCATACCTGAAAGTGGCCGATTTTCATTCCAAATTGAAGGTCAAGAGGGGGAATCCAGCTTTGGCAGCATCGTCATATGCCCTCCTCATATTGCATTCCATAGAGAAACGCTTGAAAAGTTAACTTTTCATTTCATTTTGTTTCATGTAGCCGAAACGAACACCAACATTCACACAACGACAGAAAGCTATCCACATGGCCAAGTAATTATAGGGGACCCGGATCGCCTAAAATCTAATCTTCGAATGCTTCGTAAGCTATCGGGGCATTCGAATCAACAAGCGCAGCTTTGGAAGAACACGATTATTCACGATATCCTCCTGCTTGCCAGCGATCACTTCAATCCATTTCAGGAATCCATGCCAAGCGCGGAAGATCCTATGCTTGAAGCCATACTCGAGCGTTTGCAAACACTCGCCTATACACCTTTCAACATCAATAGAGTAGCCGCTGAATTTGGTTTAAGCGCTGTGCAGTTGACGAGAAAGTTTAAACAAACTTTTTCTGTCAATCCTAGCGAGTACATCACATCCTTACGAATCAATCGAATAAAATCTCTTTTGATGGAAAGCGATTATACTTTGCAGGAAATTGCTGTACAGTGCGGTTATGACAACGGATATTATCTCAGCCGTATCTTCTCGTCACGTGTCGGAGTAAGTCCATCTGACTATCGGAAAAATAACAAAGTATAACGATATGAAAAGGCTCAAATGTTGAAGATTGACCTTTCACTCCTATTCGTTTACTCTGCCAAACGCACAAGAAGCTGTCCATGAACCAAATCGGTCATGAACAGCTTCTTTCCTTCTTTTATTGCCGCAGCTTCTCATTCATTTCAAGCAATCTTACGATGATCACTGCCGCTTCAGCCCGAGTGACAATCCCTTCTGCGGCGAAACGGTTGCCTCCGCGGCCTTCAATCAGGCCGTTCTCTGCCGCAGCTGCAGCATAACCTTTGACCCAGGCAGGGATGCTCTCGTTATCCGAGAATCCGGTATTCCCGTTGCTGTTCTGTTTCACCGGAAGATTCATTGCACGAACAATAATAGCTGTCACTTCGGCACGAGTCATATTGGCTTGAGGGCGGAAGTTTCCGTCCCCAAAGCCTGTAACCCATCCTTCTCCGACAGCTGCCGCAACCTCTGTTGCTGCCCATACGCCGATTTGTTTTTGATCTGCAAAGTCAGACGCAGTTGCTTCATTTGACGGCTTAAGAGCATGCACCAGCATATATACCATCTCCTGACGGCTTACCGTTTTATTCGGCTGGAAGGTATGATCGCTATAGCCCTGTATAATACCTAGCTGCGCTGCCTTTTCGATCCAGGCTTGTCCCCAATGCCCGTTAATATCGGTCAGTAAAACTTGCTTCGGCTCTCCTCCGTCTTTGGAAAATACAGCGAATTTACCTAAACTTCCAATCTCCGCCTTGATCACGTCACCGACAGCTTCCCCGCCGACTTCAATCCATTTCTTTTGCTTCTCGTCATACTGCCATATAGAGGGATATTGCGATTCTTTCAGCTTCTTCTTGTCGAAAGCAAGACTAAGTATCACTGGCTTATGCAGCTTAACTTCCGGCTCCCCTTGTACCTCGATAAGCGAGCTTAGAAGCTGCCGTGACAAACCAGCGTTGCCGATATTCTCTTTATCATCCAGCTCCAGCAGCGACAACTTCGTGCCTTTGTCTGTCGTGCCTTCAAAAATGACCAGCTTCGCAATTGTGCCTAGGCTTACTTCCCCAGCAGCTTTTACCGGTAGATATAATTGACCCGTAAGTGAGATATTTGGACTTGGGCTATGATTATTTCCACCCTGATAAGGAGGTGTAACGGTATTTTCTTCAATGTTGACCTTTACTGTCGCAATATTAGAATATTCGTATCCATCAAATACTCGGAACGTAAAAGCATCTTCTCCCGCTGCGGTGGCATCCGCTCTGTAGACAAATTTGCCCTCACCAGTAGCGACAAGCTCGGCTGTACCTTTCTTGCCGTTTGCAACAATTTCAAATGTCAGCTTTGCCCCTTCTGCATGCTCCGCTCGCAGCGTTCCTTGCACTTCTTCACCTGATTTGACGGTATAAGTTGCTTCATAGACGGATGG from Paenibacillus sp. FSL K6-3182 carries:
- a CDS encoding trehalase family glycosidase; the protein is MNFDLSIVPFSRRESFLAVSILPKARDRQQGLYMRTVRGGDDKFGEAFHIDMLDESGQSVSFLSKASPERIQLTSERGLMAEICISDSRTFRVRANGCGIRLTFRTAAYDYAYQASPSSWEVNSFTHECRFMVTALVGELRMEVPWDKIKSSYVIANFLPDNNTGKLEFAIEEFRTILEPRMAWEPFDDVVKQVKEEFNLWLDNSLTLPLRWEESRVLAAYITWSCLVPAEGCLTRPAMYMSKNWMTNIWSWDHCFNAMALVRHDPKLAWDQFMIFFDRQDESGLIPDFINDKYELWNCNKPPIHGWTLAWMMARTDFIKEAQLQEVYGPLSKWTKWWFNYRDGDSDGIPQYNHGNDSGWDNSTAFNNGIPVESPDLAAFLILQAELLAEIAERLGHVEEAVEWRKLAEGTMKKMISHFWKNGQFTACRSGTHELSEGDSLLLFVPIILGKRLPEHIRTALLEGLRDENRFLTANGWATESVNSPFYSADGYWRGPIWAPSTMILVEGAAAAGDLELAEMVSRRFCAMLDRSGMAENFDAMTGQGLRDRAFTWTSSVFLILGNEYTTE
- a CDS encoding FAD-dependent oxidoreductase — translated: MRNELVKTDITVVGAGLAGICAAIAAARLGLKVALVHNRPVLGGNSSSEVRVWVCGATGHGVNRYARETGIMGELFIQNQYRNPEGNPYLWDLTLLEAVRAEPNISLYLNTDVREVEADGELEERVIRAVTGWMMGSERLIRFESEVFLDCTGDGLVGFLAGAAYRLGREAQHEYEEDWAPEVADDITLGSTLLFYTKDTGKPVRFVAPSFAKDILKTSIPIKRVIRSGDSGCHYWWIEWGGELDSVHENERIRDELWSVIYGIWDYIKNSGQFDAETMTLEWVGSIPGKREYRRFIGDTVLNQNDIMAQHPFDDSIAFGGWSIDLHPPQGMYASESGSKHLHADGIYHIPFSSLYSRNVSNLLFAGRNISATHVAFGTTRVMATCAVIGEAAGAGAALSVMKGVTPRELREYHIAELQQILLKSDASIIGLRNMDALDLARRGTMSASSTLTRICLDQPSEAYPLAKDVGLLFPIEGEMGQFELLLSASGESELTVELWDTGRAENYVPATLRHSVKVKVSMGERQWVEIPLVQGSDEAAKNAFLIVRANDRISLFKSAVPLTGVLSFESMHTEHSSRDDDERYTPVTEWSMKRLVREPFCFSAATGAYAANKVNDGYARPFGGPHIWVSEPLKACVDEWIEVDLIEATNVSEIHVTFNDDVNEDLINLHHHETPFLVIPELVKDYRIEAWVNNGWTVLHRETNNRIRKRVHSINEVQTNKLRLVVESTNGSPRAEIVEIRVYSCK
- a CDS encoding AraC family transcriptional regulator, producing the protein MDHPALWSHTPTVIHYNYWQNIDRFQLSVDTYANWVMFIPESGRFSFQIEGQEGESSFGSIVICPPHIAFHRETLEKLTFHFILFHVAETNTNIHTTTESYPHGQVIIGDPDRLKSNLRMLRKLSGHSNQQAQLWKNTIIHDILLLASDHFNPFQESMPSAEDPMLEAILERLQTLAYTPFNINRVAAEFGLSAVQLTRKFKQTFSVNPSEYITSLRINRIKSLLMESDYTLQEIAVQCGYDNGYYLSRIFSSRVGVSPSDYRKNNKV